Proteins co-encoded in one Pseudorhizobium banfieldiae genomic window:
- the hemC gene encoding hydroxymethylbilane synthase gives MQTKPFRIGTRGSPLALAQAAETRARLMAAHDLPEEMFEIVVLSTTGDRVTDRPLSEIGGKGLFTLELEEQLSSGELDFAVHSSKDMPTVLPDGLHISAYLPREDIRDALIGRTAPSLTALPDGATVGTASLRRQALVRRIRPDIQVTIFRGSVGTRLRKLDEGHVDATLLAFAGLKRLAREEVVTELLDPEHFPPAPAQGAICIESRIGDRRVDTLLEAVNDRPTYDAVSCERAFLMALDGSCRTPIAGYALCEGDDLRFSGLILTPDGQKEYSVKVDGARAEAEALGRRAGETVRTAAGPGFFETWS, from the coding sequence ATGCAAACAAAACCTTTCCGGATCGGCACGCGCGGCAGCCCGCTCGCGCTGGCGCAGGCAGCGGAAACACGGGCCCGGCTGATGGCCGCGCATGACCTGCCCGAGGAGATGTTCGAGATCGTTGTCCTGTCCACCACGGGCGACCGCGTCACCGACCGGCCGCTGAGCGAGATCGGCGGCAAGGGCCTGTTCACGCTGGAACTGGAGGAGCAGCTTTCATCCGGCGAACTCGATTTCGCCGTTCATTCCTCCAAGGACATGCCGACGGTCCTGCCGGACGGGCTGCATATCTCGGCCTACCTGCCGCGCGAGGATATTCGTGATGCATTGATCGGCCGCACGGCCCCGAGCCTGACTGCTCTGCCCGATGGCGCAACCGTCGGCACGGCCTCACTTCGCCGGCAGGCCCTCGTCCGCCGCATCCGGCCGGACATCCAGGTCACCATCTTCCGGGGCTCCGTCGGCACGCGGCTGCGCAAGCTCGACGAGGGCCATGTCGATGCCACCCTGCTTGCGTTCGCCGGTCTGAAACGGCTGGCAAGGGAAGAAGTCGTCACCGAACTGCTCGATCCGGAGCACTTCCCGCCGGCGCCGGCCCAGGGGGCGATCTGCATCGAGAGCCGCATCGGCGATAGGCGGGTCGATACCCTGCTGGAAGCCGTCAACGACCGGCCCACCTATGACGCCGTCAGTTGCGAGCGTGCCTTCCTGATGGCGCTCGACGGCTCATGCCGCACGCCGATTGCCGGCTACGCCCTCTGCGAAGGGGACGACCTGCGCTTCTCCGGCCTCATCCTGACGCCGGACGGCCAGAAGGAGTACTCCGTGAAGGTCGACGGGGCGCGGGCGGAGGCCGAAGCACTCGGCCGGCGGGCTGGCGAAACCGTGCGGACCGCCGCAGGCCCCGGATTCTTCGAGACCTGGAGCTAG
- a CDS encoding uroporphyrinogen-III synthase, with product MRVLVTRPERAAARTLERLRALGHDPVAFPVTAAEQHPQPVREALEKPHSAILVTSAEAVRVLRSLDDTVSRHLGETVFAVGEATATALRETGFSDVRIAEGTGASMIRLFGEEFTHLAATSPLLYLAGYPRSPALEAGLADLGAAANVVEAYRMHPIPLASEAVEAALRHPPADAVLFYSRETARQFFKVTTGDALGALLGVPLLCLSANVSEAIPDNLHSNIRVAAGPDEESLLALL from the coding sequence TTGCGCGTCCTCGTCACCCGCCCAGAACGGGCCGCGGCCAGAACCCTGGAGCGGCTGAGGGCCTTGGGGCACGATCCCGTCGCCTTCCCCGTCACCGCGGCTGAGCAGCATCCGCAGCCGGTACGCGAGGCACTCGAGAAGCCGCACAGTGCGATCCTAGTGACCAGCGCCGAGGCCGTTCGCGTCCTGCGGTCTCTAGACGATACGGTGTCCCGCCACCTCGGAGAAACCGTCTTTGCCGTTGGGGAAGCCACAGCCACGGCGCTGCGTGAGACTGGCTTCTCCGATGTCCGCATTGCGGAGGGGACCGGTGCCAGCATGATACGCCTTTTCGGCGAAGAGTTCACTCATCTGGCTGCGACCTCGCCGCTGCTTTATCTCGCCGGCTATCCTCGTTCGCCCGCCCTGGAAGCAGGCCTCGCCGATCTCGGGGCGGCGGCAAACGTTGTGGAAGCCTATCGAATGCATCCAATCCCGCTAGCGTCCGAGGCGGTGGAGGCGGCTCTCCGCCATCCGCCTGCCGACGCCGTCCTGTTCTACTCGCGGGAGACCGCCAGGCAGTTTTTCAAGGTGACGACCGGTGATGCCCTTGGCGCCCTCCTTGGCGTACCCCTGCTGTGCCTGAGCGCGAATGTCAGCGAGGCCATTCCGGATAACCTGCACTCGAACATTCGCGTTGCAGCGGGTCCGGACGAGGAGAGCCTCCTCGCCCTCCTTTAG
- a CDS encoding COG4223 family protein, which translates to MEPEKPNRRPKAKKEPTTIDLTAEEASVAEPMRSNDSDNGSDTSTETSFEEKQAAETAANSPPPTPESADSETSPEPMPTEPQPEPIAAPEDTVAQEEEPAPPARSSGPSASTLVAAGIFGGIVALALAGSMQYAGYLPAAAPSQDSSTDIQAMRQEVEALRQAPASAPAPDPELASRVDALETAVAQRAGDSGLEERLASLEQQLQSVQSASQGTASENSARLDELQGRLDTAEAKLNEPGAEEAAARAIAAAALKAAVDRGGAFAGELDTFAAVTPDPQVADQLRSYAEDGVPTHAQLVERFASAREAILDAVSAPQEGQGITSRLMSSALSVVKVRRTGDTQGDNPEAIVSRMENALQSGDLSAAATEWNALPQEAKDASGEFKQALDARMTVDGLIGDALTRAVSETGAQN; encoded by the coding sequence ATGGAACCGGAAAAGCCGAACCGCCGCCCGAAGGCTAAGAAAGAACCGACCACGATCGACCTGACGGCGGAGGAGGCATCGGTCGCCGAGCCCATGCGCAGCAACGATTCCGATAACGGGAGCGACACTTCGACTGAGACTTCCTTCGAGGAGAAGCAGGCGGCAGAAACCGCAGCGAACTCCCCTCCACCAACGCCGGAGAGTGCTGACTCCGAGACCTCGCCTGAGCCAATGCCGACGGAACCCCAGCCGGAGCCGATAGCGGCGCCGGAGGATACAGTGGCCCAGGAGGAAGAGCCCGCACCGCCGGCGCGATCCTCGGGCCCATCGGCTTCAACCCTCGTCGCAGCCGGTATTTTTGGTGGCATCGTCGCGCTCGCCCTCGCCGGTAGCATGCAGTATGCCGGCTATCTCCCCGCCGCAGCACCGTCGCAGGATTCGAGCACGGATATTCAGGCAATGCGCCAGGAAGTCGAAGCCCTTCGTCAGGCGCCGGCTTCAGCTCCTGCTCCCGATCCGGAACTCGCTTCTCGTGTGGACGCCCTCGAGACGGCAGTTGCGCAACGCGCCGGCGACAGCGGACTCGAGGAAAGGCTTGCCTCGCTGGAGCAGCAGTTGCAGTCGGTCCAGAGCGCTTCCCAGGGGACTGCCTCGGAGAATTCTGCGCGCCTGGACGAGTTGCAGGGTCGTCTCGACACAGCCGAGGCAAAGCTGAATGAGCCGGGAGCGGAGGAAGCCGCGGCACGCGCCATTGCTGCTGCCGCCCTGAAGGCTGCCGTCGACCGCGGCGGCGCATTCGCGGGCGAACTCGACACCTTCGCCGCCGTCACGCCCGATCCCCAGGTCGCAGACCAGCTCCGCTCCTATGCCGAGGACGGCGTTCCCACCCACGCTCAGTTGGTGGAACGGTTCGCCTCGGCAAGGGAGGCGATTCTGGATGCCGTTTCCGCGCCACAGGAAGGCCAGGGCATAACCAGCCGGCTGATGTCGAGTGCGCTGTCCGTCGTCAAGGTCCGCCGGACGGGCGATACACAGGGTGACAACCCGGAGGCTATCGTCTCCCGGATGGAAAATGCGCTTCAGTCGGGCGATCTTTCCGCTGCGGCAACCGAATGGAACGCCCTGCCGCAAGAGGCCAAGGATGCGTCGGGCGAATTCAAGCAGGCGCTGGATGCTCGCATGACCGTCGACGGGCTCATTGGCGACGCTCTTACCCGCGCCGTCAGCGAAACCGGCGCACAGAACTGA
- a CDS encoding heme biosynthesis protein HemY gives MIRLFAFIIVVLALGWGFAWLADRPGLIAITWQDYLIETSLMVAATAVAALIAALMILWWLVQLIWTSPHSVRRFFRARKRDRGYQALSTGLIAAGAGNAILARKMSLRAQGLLRADQEPLLHLLDAQAALIEGRHDDARRRFERMAEDPETRELGLRGLYVEARRAGADEAARQYAERAAEHAPYLPWAAEATLEARCREGRWDEAIRLLEQQRIANVIDRKQADRWKAVLLTAKAGERLEADPKGARDDALAALKLAKDLVPAAIIAAKAYLREDNIRRAASVLEGVWKVSPHPEIARTYVRARSGDSAVDRLKRAEKLESARPNNVESLVAVAEAALDARELKRAREKAEAASRMSSRESIYLLLADIEEADTGDQGRIRHWMAQALRAPRDPAWVADGLVSEHWLPMSPVSGRIDAFEWKVPFGQLEGSVEEGDLAGRAIAELPPVTSEPEPEPEPEQKQSDTMMDVTPAAPAEPETANAPADTATDSKHDENRVIALAAGAEQKAPPARKEEAEPDPFFGRPPDDPGVKDPSASSHPANRLRLF, from the coding sequence ATGATCAGATTATTTGCGTTCATCATTGTCGTCCTCGCCCTCGGCTGGGGCTTCGCCTGGCTGGCGGACCGCCCTGGCCTGATTGCGATCACCTGGCAGGATTACCTGATCGAAACGAGCCTGATGGTCGCGGCGACCGCCGTCGCCGCCTTGATTGCGGCGCTCATGATTCTCTGGTGGCTGGTTCAACTCATCTGGACTTCTCCCCATTCCGTGCGTCGTTTTTTCCGCGCCCGCAAGCGTGACAGGGGCTATCAGGCACTCTCCACCGGGCTGATCGCCGCCGGCGCCGGCAATGCCATTCTTGCTCGGAAGATGAGCCTGCGCGCCCAGGGCCTGCTGCGCGCTGACCAGGAGCCGCTGCTCCACCTCCTCGACGCCCAGGCCGCCCTGATCGAGGGGCGCCACGACGATGCGCGCCGGCGCTTCGAACGTATGGCCGAAGACCCCGAGACGCGCGAACTCGGCCTCCGAGGCCTGTATGTTGAAGCGCGCCGCGCCGGAGCCGACGAAGCGGCCCGGCAATATGCTGAACGCGCCGCCGAACACGCGCCCTATCTCCCTTGGGCGGCAGAGGCGACCCTGGAAGCCCGCTGTCGGGAGGGCCGGTGGGACGAAGCCATCCGCCTGCTGGAACAGCAGCGCATAGCCAATGTCATCGACCGGAAGCAGGCAGATCGCTGGAAGGCCGTCCTCCTGACCGCAAAGGCCGGCGAGCGGCTGGAAGCCGACCCCAAGGGCGCCCGCGACGACGCTCTGGCGGCGCTGAAGCTAGCCAAGGATCTGGTCCCCGCCGCCATCATCGCGGCCAAGGCCTATCTGCGCGAAGACAATATCCGTCGAGCCGCATCCGTGCTTGAAGGGGTGTGGAAGGTATCGCCGCATCCGGAGATTGCCAGAACCTATGTCCGGGCCAGAAGCGGTGACAGCGCGGTCGACCGCCTGAAGCGGGCCGAGAAGCTTGAATCGGCCCGTCCCAACAATGTCGAATCCCTGGTCGCCGTCGCCGAAGCCGCCCTCGATGCGCGGGAGCTGAAGCGGGCCCGGGAGAAAGCCGAAGCGGCTTCCCGCATGAGCTCCCGGGAGAGCATCTATCTGCTGCTGGCCGACATCGAGGAAGCTGATACCGGAGATCAGGGCCGCATCCGCCACTGGATGGCACAGGCGCTTCGGGCTCCGCGCGATCCGGCTTGGGTGGCCGACGGTCTCGTATCCGAGCACTGGCTGCCGATGTCGCCCGTTTCCGGCCGCATCGATGCGTTCGAGTGGAAAGTGCCCTTCGGACAACTCGAAGGTTCTGTCGAAGAAGGCGATCTCGCCGGCAGGGCAATTGCGGAACTGCCGCCGGTGACCTCGGAGCCCGAGCCGGAGCCGGAACCCGAGCAGAAGCAATCGGACACGATGATGGACGTGACACCCGCAGCGCCTGCAGAGCCTGAAACGGCGAACGCGCCTGCCGATACCGCGACGGACAGCAAGCACGACGAAAACCGCGTCATCGCGCTTGCTGCAGGCGCGGAACAGAAGGCGCCGCCGGCAAGGAAGGAAGAGGCGGAGCCGGACCCGTTCTTCGGCCGACCGCCGGATGATCCGGGCGTCAAGGATCCGTCCGCATCATCGCACCCCGCCAATCGCCTCCGGCTGTTCTGA
- a CDS encoding TerB family tellurite resistance protein: MFERFQAFIQNLAAREPERAFAPGDPRVAFAGLCFQVMEADGTVSEEEQRHLRDLLRERYDLTEEQLTELMDAGRDAGQEAVDYYRFTSDLGRHLDPDQRVELLGVLWDLVHADGKRSEMEDHVIWRIADLLGVSPRDRVLQRQGAEARSEPEA, encoded by the coding sequence ATGTTCGAGCGCTTCCAGGCCTTCATCCAGAATCTTGCCGCCCGTGAACCGGAGCGCGCATTCGCGCCGGGGGACCCGCGCGTTGCATTTGCAGGCCTCTGTTTTCAGGTCATGGAAGCGGACGGAACCGTCTCGGAGGAGGAGCAAAGACACCTGCGCGACCTGCTCCGGGAGCGCTACGACCTCACCGAAGAGCAACTGACCGAACTGATGGATGCCGGGCGTGACGCAGGGCAGGAGGCGGTGGACTACTACCGCTTCACCTCCGACCTCGGCCGGCACCTCGACCCCGACCAGCGCGTCGAGCTCCTGGGCGTGCTTTGGGACCTCGTTCACGCCGATGGCAAGCGAAGCGAGATGGAGGACCACGTGATTTGGCGGATTGCCGACCTGCTCGGCGTCTCCCCCCGCGATCGCGTTCTGCAGCGACAGGGGGCCGAGGCGCGATCCGAGCCTGAGGCATGA
- a CDS encoding glutamine amidotransferase, with product MPKSRPSIPSKPPGAQRKLPVLVVLHQENSSSGRVGQMLVEKGFPLDIRRPVLGDPLPETLAGHSGAVIFGGPMSANDPEPYIRKETDWIGVPLKENKPFLGICLGAQMMVRHLGGTVAAHKDDLAEIGWYPLRATEHGRLLMPHWPQMVYHFHREGFSLPHGAQRLAEGDAYPNQAIRYGDNAWGVQFHAELTRAMMQRWVVRGEHRFIMPNAQKGSEHLEGRMIFDAPLRQWLWHFLDLIFERDAASTSGARPVPDGPRAAS from the coding sequence ATGCCCAAGAGCAGGCCGTCCATCCCCAGCAAGCCACCCGGTGCGCAGCGGAAGCTTCCCGTACTGGTCGTGTTGCACCAGGAGAATTCCTCGTCAGGTCGCGTGGGGCAGATGCTGGTCGAGAAGGGCTTTCCGCTCGACATCCGCCGGCCCGTCCTCGGTGATCCGCTGCCGGAGACACTTGCCGGGCATTCCGGCGCCGTCATCTTCGGCGGCCCGATGAGCGCCAATGATCCCGAACCCTACATCCGCAAGGAAACGGACTGGATCGGAGTGCCGCTGAAGGAAAACAAGCCTTTCCTCGGCATCTGCCTCGGCGCGCAGATGATGGTTCGCCATCTCGGGGGAACGGTCGCGGCACACAAGGACGACCTGGCCGAAATCGGCTGGTATCCTCTCCGGGCGACGGAGCATGGCAGGCTGCTCATGCCGCACTGGCCGCAGATGGTCTATCACTTCCATAGGGAAGGCTTCAGCCTGCCCCACGGCGCGCAACGCCTTGCGGAAGGCGATGCCTATCCCAACCAGGCGATCCGCTATGGCGACAATGCGTGGGGCGTGCAGTTTCACGCCGAACTGACGCGCGCCATGATGCAGCGCTGGGTGGTGCGCGGCGAGCACCGCTTCATCATGCCGAATGCGCAGAAAGGAAGCGAGCATCTCGAGGGGCGGATGATCTTTGATGCGCCGCTCAGGCAGTGGCTCTGGCACTTCCTCGATCTGATCTTTGAACGCGATGCAGCGTCGACGTCCGGAGCGAGGCCGGTTCCGGATGGTCCTCGAGCCGCCTCATAG
- a CDS encoding MFS transporter: protein MSASIPGDRFAAFRHASYARFFTARFLAAFAIQIISVSVGWQMYDETGSALYLGLIGLFQFLPSLLLILVTGSVADRYNRRAIVAICLAVGAACALALLFLTNAGLFIPWVVFLILTVFGIERAFMGPAVQSLAPNLVPERDLANAIAWNSSSWQTASIVGPVAGGLLYGLSATAAYSVALGMMVLAVILVILIPKPAQRTGSKTVSWSEILAGFHFISREKVVLGAISLDLFAVLLGGAVALMPIFARDILVLGPWGLGLLRAAPGIGAVAVALWLAFYPIRSHAGTAMFIGVALFGAGTIVFGLSQTAWLSIAALMLMGASDMISVYVRETLIVLWTPDEVRGRVNAVNMVFVGASNELGEFRAGTMASIIGAVPAVVIGGAGTLAVAWMWAMKFPQLRRIDSLDAPDR from the coding sequence ATGTCCGCTTCAATACCTGGTGACCGGTTCGCAGCCTTTCGGCATGCATCCTATGCCCGCTTCTTCACCGCCCGTTTCCTTGCTGCCTTCGCGATCCAGATTATCAGTGTCTCGGTTGGCTGGCAGATGTATGACGAGACCGGCAGCGCACTCTACCTCGGGCTGATCGGCCTGTTCCAGTTCCTGCCTTCGCTGCTGTTGATCCTGGTGACGGGCTCCGTCGCAGATCGTTATAACCGACGCGCCATTGTCGCCATCTGTCTCGCGGTGGGAGCTGCCTGTGCCCTTGCCCTTCTCTTTCTCACCAATGCCGGTCTCTTCATCCCGTGGGTGGTCTTCCTGATCCTTACTGTCTTCGGCATAGAGCGCGCCTTCATGGGACCGGCGGTGCAGTCGCTGGCGCCTAACCTTGTGCCGGAGCGGGATCTCGCCAACGCCATCGCCTGGAACTCGTCCTCCTGGCAGACCGCATCCATTGTCGGGCCGGTGGCCGGAGGCCTTCTCTACGGCCTCAGTGCGACCGCCGCCTATTCCGTCGCGCTCGGGATGATGGTGCTGGCGGTGATCCTCGTGATCCTGATCCCGAAGCCGGCGCAGCGGACGGGATCGAAGACGGTGAGCTGGAGCGAGATCCTCGCCGGCTTCCACTTCATCAGCCGGGAAAAGGTGGTACTCGGCGCCATCTCGCTCGACCTGTTCGCGGTGCTGCTCGGGGGTGCCGTGGCACTGATGCCGATCTTCGCGCGTGACATCCTGGTGCTCGGTCCCTGGGGTCTGGGACTGCTGCGTGCGGCACCCGGCATCGGGGCCGTCGCCGTCGCCCTCTGGCTTGCCTTCTACCCCATCCGGAGCCATGCCGGCACGGCAATGTTCATCGGCGTTGCCCTGTTCGGTGCCGGGACGATCGTGTTCGGCCTGTCGCAGACGGCATGGCTGTCCATCGCGGCACTTATGCTGATGGGCGCATCGGACATGATCTCGGTCTACGTCCGCGAAACGCTGATCGTGCTCTGGACTCCGGACGAGGTCCGCGGGCGGGTCAATGCCGTGAACATGGTGTTTGTCGGCGCATCGAACGAACTCGGCGAGTTCCGCGCCGGCACCATGGCGTCCATCATCGGGGCCGTGCCCGCCGTCGTCATCGGCGGTGCCGGTACGCTTGCCGTGGCGTGGATGTGGGCCATGAAGTTCCCCCAGTTGCGCCGGATCGACAGCCTGGACGCACCGGATCGCTAG
- a CDS encoding YggT family protein, with protein MLALFQTIDLALNLYTWILIGSAIFSWLYAFNVINSSNQFVNAIGTFLYNVTEPVLRPIRRVMPDLGGIDISPIIVLLLIFFLRSLLWTSIYPMVA; from the coding sequence ATGCTCGCGCTGTTTCAGACGATTGACCTGGCCTTGAACCTCTATACCTGGATCTTGATTGGCAGCGCCATTTTCTCCTGGCTCTATGCCTTCAACGTCATCAATTCCAGCAACCAGTTCGTCAACGCCATCGGCACCTTCCTTTATAACGTGACGGAACCGGTGCTGCGTCCGATCCGCCGCGTCATGCCGGATCTGGGTGGTATCGACATCTCACCGATCATCGTCCTTCTGCTCATCTTCTTCCTGCGTTCGCTGCTATGGACGAGCATCTACCCGATGGTGGCTTGA
- a CDS encoding DUF167 domain-containing protein has product MDEHLPDGGLNLPYSRHDDHLRLSVRLTPGGGRNSIDGAETADDGTVFLKARVSAVAEGGKANKALVELLAKSLRLPKSSFSILSGETARKKILRIDGDPEDLATRLRTLIGA; this is encoded by the coding sequence ATGGACGAGCATCTACCCGATGGTGGCTTGAACCTGCCCTACAGCCGGCATGACGACCATCTTCGCCTCTCTGTCCGACTGACGCCGGGAGGTGGACGCAACAGCATAGACGGCGCAGAAACAGCCGATGACGGAACGGTTTTCCTCAAGGCTCGCGTATCCGCCGTTGCCGAAGGCGGCAAGGCCAACAAGGCGCTGGTCGAACTGCTCGCCAAATCGCTTCGTCTGCCGAAAAGTTCCTTCTCAATCCTCAGTGGCGAAACCGCCCGAAAGAAAATCCTCCGGATCGATGGCGACCCGGAGGATTTGGCAACACGCCTGAGGACCCTGATTGGGGCCTGA
- the ppa gene encoding inorganic diphosphatase, giving the protein MRIDAISVGKNPPDDVNVIVEVPVGGHPIKYEMDKDAGALVVDRFLYTPMTYPGNYGFVPHTLSEDGDPIDVLICNTRPLIPGCVINVRPIGVMVMEDDGGKDEKIIAVPVPKLTRRYDKIENYSDLPDITLKQIEHFFEHYKDLEPGKWVKIGGWQDVSVAKQLIVEAIERFQTKK; this is encoded by the coding sequence ATGCGTATCGATGCAATTTCCGTAGGGAAGAACCCGCCTGATGACGTCAATGTCATCGTCGAAGTGCCAGTGGGCGGCCATCCCATCAAGTATGAAATGGACAAGGACGCCGGCGCACTGGTCGTCGATCGCTTCCTCTACACCCCGATGACCTATCCGGGGAACTACGGCTTCGTGCCCCATACGCTGTCCGAAGATGGCGACCCGATCGACGTGCTCATCTGCAATACGCGCCCGCTCATTCCCGGCTGCGTCATCAACGTCCGCCCCATCGGCGTCATGGTGATGGAAGACGATGGCGGCAAGGACGAGAAGATCATCGCTGTCCCGGTGCCGAAGCTGACCCGCCGCTACGACAAGATCGAAAACTACAGCGACCTGCCGGACATCACCCTCAAGCAGATCGAACACTTTTTCGAACACTACAAGGATCTTGAGCCCGGCAAATGGGTCAAGATCGGTGGTTGGCAGGATGTTTCGGTCGCCAAGCAGCTGATCGTCGAGGCAATCGAGCGCTTCCAGACCAAGAAATAA
- a CDS encoding GNAT family N-acetyltransferase codes for MKTLSIDVRRAEPQDACAIADAHRVSWNQAYAGLIPHKPLIQMLERRGEAWWRKATRGPATLLVLEVAGTIAGYATIGLNRAKALPYDGEVYEIYLRPEFQGIGLGRRLFGESRRLLKSLGCDGLVVWCLEDSEHAARFFRRHGGLDMVEGMEDFGGTSLRKIGFVWPR; via the coding sequence ATGAAGACGTTGTCGATCGATGTGCGGCGAGCGGAGCCGCAAGATGCGTGCGCGATAGCCGACGCGCACCGCGTCTCGTGGAACCAGGCCTATGCTGGCCTCATTCCGCACAAGCCGCTGATCCAGATGCTGGAGCGCCGGGGCGAGGCCTGGTGGCGCAAGGCGACACGTGGGCCTGCGACACTTCTCGTGCTCGAAGTCGCCGGAACGATTGCCGGCTATGCCACGATAGGGCTCAACCGTGCGAAAGCGCTCCCCTACGACGGCGAGGTCTACGAGATCTACCTGCGCCCGGAATTCCAGGGAATAGGCCTCGGCCGTCGCTTGTTCGGCGAAAGCCGGCGTCTCCTCAAATCGCTGGGCTGCGACGGTCTGGTAGTCTGGTGCCTTGAAGACAGCGAACATGCCGCGCGCTTCTTCCGCCGCCATGGTGGGCTCGACATGGTGGAGGGCATGGAGGATTTCGGCGGGACGTCACTGCGCAAGATCGGGTTCGTCTGGCCGCGTTGA
- the typA gene encoding translational GTPase TypA, with amino-acid sequence MAIRNIAIIAHVDHGKTTLVDELLKQSGTFRENQRVMERVMDSNDIEKERGITILAKATSIDWKGHRINIVDTPGHADFGGEVERILSMVDGAIVLVDASEGPMPQTKFVVGKALKVGLKPIVAINKIDRPDGRHEEVLNEVFDLFANLDATDEQLDFPILYGSGRNGWMNVNPEGPQDEGMAPLLDLVLKHVPEPTVEEGPFRMIGTILEANNFLGRIITGRIASGSIKPNQAVKVLGQDGRLIESGRISKILAFRGIERQPIEEAHAGDIVAIAGLSKGTVADTFCDPSVTEPMAAQPIDPPTVTMSFIVNDSPLAGTEGDKVTSRVIRDRLYKEAEGNVALKIEESADKDSFYVSGRGELQLAVLIENMRREGFELAVSRPRVVMHKDEATGQMMEPVEEVVIDVDEEHSGVVVQKMSERKAEMVELRPSGGNRVRLRFYAPTRGLIGYQSELLTDTRGTAVMNRLFHEYQPYKGEIGGRVNGVLLSNESGEAVAYALFNLEDRGPMIIDAGEKVYEGMIIGIHSRDNDLDVNVLKGKKLTNIRAAGKDDAVKLTPPIKFTLERALSWIQDDELVEVTPKSIRLRKLYLDPNDRKRFEKAKLAG; translated from the coding sequence ATGGCAATCCGCAACATCGCGATTATCGCGCACGTTGACCATGGAAAGACGACGCTTGTTGACGAGCTGCTGAAGCAGTCGGGCACCTTCCGAGAGAACCAGCGCGTCATGGAACGCGTCATGGATTCCAACGACATCGAGAAAGAACGCGGTATCACGATCCTTGCGAAGGCGACTTCCATCGATTGGAAGGGTCACCGCATCAACATCGTCGACACCCCCGGCCACGCCGACTTTGGCGGGGAGGTCGAGCGTATCCTTTCGATGGTGGATGGCGCGATCGTTCTCGTCGACGCGTCCGAAGGCCCGATGCCGCAGACCAAGTTCGTCGTCGGCAAGGCGCTCAAGGTCGGCCTGAAGCCGATCGTGGCCATCAACAAGATCGACCGCCCGGATGGTCGTCACGAGGAAGTGCTGAACGAAGTCTTCGACCTCTTCGCCAACCTTGACGCGACTGACGAGCAGCTCGACTTCCCGATCCTCTACGGCTCGGGCCGCAACGGCTGGATGAACGTCAATCCGGAAGGCCCGCAGGACGAAGGTATGGCGCCGCTGCTCGACCTCGTGTTGAAGCACGTTCCCGAGCCGACCGTCGAGGAAGGCCCGTTCCGGATGATCGGTACCATCCTGGAAGCCAACAACTTCCTGGGCCGCATCATTACCGGCCGTATCGCTTCCGGTTCGATCAAGCCGAACCAGGCGGTGAAGGTTCTCGGCCAGGACGGCAGACTGATCGAAAGCGGCCGTATCTCGAAAATTCTGGCCTTCCGCGGCATCGAGCGCCAGCCGATAGAGGAGGCCCATGCCGGCGATATCGTCGCGATCGCTGGCCTCTCCAAGGGCACCGTTGCCGATACCTTCTGCGATCCGTCCGTCACGGAGCCGATGGCTGCACAGCCGATCGACCCGCCGACCGTGACCATGTCCTTCATCGTCAACGACAGCCCGCTTGCCGGCACCGAAGGCGACAAGGTGACGAGCCGCGTCATCCGTGATCGCCTGTACAAGGAAGCGGAAGGCAATGTCGCGCTGAAGATCGAGGAGTCGGCCGACAAGGACTCCTTCTATGTCTCCGGACGGGGTGAGCTTCAGCTTGCCGTTCTGATCGAAAACATGCGCCGCGAGGGCTTCGAGCTTGCCGTGTCGCGTCCGCGCGTCGTCATGCACAAGGACGAAGCGACTGGCCAGATGATGGAGCCGGTCGAGGAAGTTGTCATCGACGTGGACGAGGAGCATTCCGGAGTCGTCGTCCAGAAGATGTCGGAGCGAAAGGCCGAGATGGTCGAGCTTCGTCCGTCGGGCGGCAACCGCGTTCGCCTGCGCTTCTATGCCCCGACCCGCGGCCTGATCGGCTACCAGTCGGAACTCCTGACCGACACCCGTGGCACCGCCGTCATGAACCGGCTGTTCCACGAGTACCAGCCGTACAAGGGCGAGATCGGTGGTCGTGTGAACGGCGTGCTGCTCTCCAATGAATCCGGCGAAGCCGTTGCCTATGCGCTGTTCAACCTCGAGGACCGCGGCCCGATGATCATTGACGCCGGCGAGAAGGTCTACGAAGGCATGATCATCGGCATCCACAGCCGTGATAATGATCTCGACGTGAACGTGCTGAAGGGCAAGAAGCTCACCAACATCCGCGCCGCCGGCAAGGACGACGCGGTGAAGCTCACGCCGCCGATCAAGTTCACGCTGGAGCGCGCTCTTTCGTGGATTCAGGACGACGAGTTGGTGGAGGTGACGCCGAAGTCCATCCGGCTTCGCAAGCTCTATCTCGATCCGAACGATCGCAAGCGCTTCGAGAAGGCCAAACTGGCCGGCTAA